The Thiobacillus sp. genome contains the following window.
AGCACCCGTCGACCTGGATCCCTTCAAGCTCGCCGCCCTCATCCGCCTCCACTTCGAGGGCATCCCGGCCGGCAAGGTGGTGGACGACGAAGAGACGCTTGACGTGGTGGTGCGTGGCCAGCCCATGGGGGACGAGGCCCTGCAGCGCTGGCTGTCCCAGCCCTGGAAATTGCCGGACGGCCGCAGCATCAACCCCGGCGAACTGTTCACCATGCACATGGAAAACACCCCCGGCGAGTTGCGCCGGGTGAATGGCGAGCGCACCGCCACGGTCATCGCCGGCTTCGATCAGGACCACCTCACCGCCGCCCAGGCGGTGGAGCGGGCGGAAGCGGTCTGGAACGAAATGGCGCAACGCCATCCCGGCGTGAAACTGGCCCAGGGGGGCGAACTGGACGACGTGAAGGCCAGCCTCAACGACCTGCTGGCCCTCCTGGTGCTGGGCTTCGTCCTCATGTACGGCCTGCTGGCCCTGCAGTTTGGTCGCCTGGTGCTGCCCCTGGTGATCCTGGCCACGGCCCCCATGGCCCTGGCCGGCGTAGTCATCGGCCTCTGGATCTCGGGCCAGCCCGTCACCCTGTACACCCTCTACGGGGGCGTGGCCCTGTCCGGCGTGGCGGTGAACGCCTCCATCGTCCTGGCCTCCGCCGGCGAGGACCGCCTGGCCCTGGGCATGCACCCCCTGAGGGCCGCCTTCCACGCCGCCCGCCGGCGCCTGCTGCCCATCATCATCACCACCCTCACGGTCATCGGCGGCCTCGTCTCCCTGGCCTTCGGCTGGGGCGGCGACTCCCTGCTATGGGGCCCCGTGGCCTCCGCCATCGTCTGGGGCCTGGCCGTGGCCACGCCCTTGACGCTGTTCGTCACGCCGTTGATGCATGGGTGGCTGATGGGGTTGCGGTTGAGGCGGGAAGGCCTGCCTCAGGCCAGTTCCTCGCTAGGCTAGTTCTTCAATATCGTAGATGCGCCGGTGCTCGCGGATGGCGTAGCGGTCGGTCATGCCGGCGATGTAGTCGCTCACTGCACGATGCAGGTTGCCTTCGGCCCGCTCCCGGTGCTCGGGGGGCAGCAGCTTGGGGTTCGCCGTGAAGGCCTCGAAGAGTTCACGCAACAGCCGCCGGGCCTTGCCGCTCATGCGCTCCACCCGGTAGTGGCGATAGAGGTTCTGGAACAGGAAGCGCTTGAGCTCAAGGCTTTCCTCCCGCACCGCCGGACTGAAGGCGGCCAGGGGCGGGCAGGCGCGCACATCGTCGATGCTCCCGGGCTTGTGCTCCGCCAGATTGCGGCGGGTCTGCGCCACCATGTCCACCACCAGGGTATTAATCATGCGCCGCACGGTCTCGTGGATGAGGCGGCGGTCATTGAGGTCTGGGTAGCGCACCCTGACCTGGGCCAGGTGGCGGGCGAAGAGGGTCACGCCTTCCAGTTGTTCGAGTGAAATCAGGCCGGAGCGCAGGCCATCGTCCACGTCGTGGTTGTTGTAGGCGATCTCGTCCGCCAGGTTGGTGATCTGGGCCTCCAGGCTGGGCTGTTGCCCTATCAGAAAACGCTCGCCCACGTCCCCGAGTTTCTCGGCATTCTTCTTCGGGCAGTGCTTGAGGATGCCTTCCCGGGCCTCGAAGGTGAGGTTAAGACCCTCGAACTCGGCGTATTTCTGCTCCAGTTCGTCCACCACCCGCAGGGATTGCAGGTTGTGCTCGAAGCCGCCGTGGGCCTGCATGCACTCGTTGAGCACGTC
Protein-coding sequences here:
- a CDS encoding deoxyguanosinetriphosphate triphosphohydrolase, which translates into the protein MADLASYAAQTSQTRGRRHPEPVAAPRSEFQRDRDRIVHSTAFRRLEYKTQVFVNHEGDLFRTRLTHSLEVAQIGRTLARMLSLDEDLTETIALAHDLGHTPFGHVGQDVLNECMQAHGGFEHNLQSLRVVDELEQKYAEFEGLNLTFEAREGILKHCPKKNAEKLGDVGERFLIGQQPSLEAQITNLADEIAYNNHDVDDGLRSGLISLEQLEGVTLFARHLAQVRVRYPDLNDRRLIHETVRRMINTLVVDMVAQTRRNLAEHKPGSIDDVRACPPLAAFSPAVREESLELKRFLFQNLYRHYRVERMSGKARRLLRELFEAFTANPKLLPPEHRERAEGNLHRAVSDYIAGMTDRYAIREHRRIYDIEELA